Proteins found in one Campylobacter concisus genomic segment:
- the mobB gene encoding molybdopterin-guanine dinucleotide biosynthesis protein B, with the protein MKRLAIAFSGPSNSGKTTLILKVAKKFIDDGLKVAIVKHDPGDKAKFDVEGKDSFKFSQTGADVVVMSPTRTTYFSQNPQEISDVIKMLGEFDMLLVEGLKTLPLPRLSVFKDEIDEKYLSFSDAIATYKKQIPYEIKNINLDDIDAICAWIIKNAKAV; encoded by the coding sequence ATGAAAAGACTTGCTATCGCTTTTTCTGGCCCTTCAAATAGTGGGAAAACGACTCTTATTTTAAAAGTTGCAAAGAAATTTATAGATGATGGTTTGAAAGTTGCGATAGTAAAACACGATCCAGGCGACAAGGCCAAATTTGATGTTGAAGGCAAGGATAGCTTTAAATTTTCTCAAACCGGAGCAGATGTAGTGGTGATGAGTCCGACTAGAACAACTTATTTTTCACAAAATCCACAAGAAATTAGCGATGTCATTAAAATGCTAGGCGAGTTTGATATGCTATTAGTCGAGGGGTTAAAGACGCTTCCACTACCAAGATTAAGTGTTTTTAAAGATGAAATAGATGAAAAATATCTTAGCTTTTCAGATGCGATCGCAACATATAAAAAACAAATTCCTTACGAGATAAAAAATATAAATTTAGACGATATAGACGCCATTTGTGCGTGGATAATCAAAAATGCAAAGGCTGTATAA
- a CDS encoding lytic transglycosylase domain-containing protein, whose amino-acid sequence MVLLRHFSILSLACVALLGKIYTYEELKKEPKSLAKDYYINRLINEGSYTKEQIADLSRDVFRRAGLVQKSIDKILPPKAAPSKCPGVNAKNITQANLTCQNLLTSIAFSLKLDNHTREILAANLAKTNPEKSKILLALNEPNPAQAFVNLNDTKSFLELFNASSPQNKSTLFSESFDANFMTKLYSQKGFTNLLNDIIFNKKYEGFRRNLLSIDPAITEKNDAFTLGLNAILLGQDDIAFSLFARAKSTFERAWQRDNATFWQYQISKNESFLKELSASKDANIYSLYARDLIGGEPLEVIVPRPNKQNIENFDVSDPFLWNKTAALAKDMNATQASEFAKKFYTNESIGAYAYFMQKAHGWEKQYFLMPSSPELDGISNERKSMIYALARQESLFIPSVVSTSYALGMMQFMPFLANAIGKKELKIPNFDQDDLFKTDVAFKFANHHLNYLDKFLYHPLFTAYAYNGGIGFTKKLITRDDMFKEGKFEPFLSLEFVPVAETRNYGKKVLANYVIYMALTGSNIKISQLFENLTKPALTDKFRN is encoded by the coding sequence TTGGTTTTGCTGCGTCACTTTAGTATTCTCTCTCTTGCCTGTGTTGCTCTTTTGGGCAAAATTTACACCTACGAAGAGCTAAAAAAAGAACCAAAAAGCCTAGCAAAAGACTACTACATCAACCGCCTTATCAACGAGGGCAGTTATACAAAAGAGCAGATAGCAGATCTTTCGCGTGATGTATTTAGAAGAGCAGGCCTTGTTCAAAAATCAATCGATAAAATTTTACCTCCAAAAGCGGCTCCTAGCAAATGCCCTGGTGTAAATGCAAAAAATATCACCCAAGCAAATCTAACCTGCCAAAATTTGCTAACATCTATTGCTTTTAGTTTAAAACTTGATAATCACACTCGTGAAATTTTGGCAGCTAATCTTGCAAAGACAAATCCAGAAAAATCAAAAATTTTACTCGCACTAAATGAGCCAAATCCAGCCCAGGCATTTGTAAATCTAAACGATACAAAGAGCTTTCTAGAACTATTTAACGCCTCTAGCCCGCAAAATAAAAGTACACTTTTTAGCGAAAGCTTTGATGCAAATTTTATGACCAAGCTCTACTCACAAAAGGGCTTTACAAATTTATTAAACGATATTATTTTTAATAAAAAATATGAAGGTTTTAGAAGAAATTTGCTAAGCATCGATCCAGCCATCACTGAGAAAAATGATGCTTTTACACTTGGATTAAATGCCATTTTACTAGGACAAGACGATATCGCTTTTAGCCTTTTTGCAAGAGCCAAGAGCACATTTGAAAGGGCGTGGCAAAGAGACAATGCGACCTTTTGGCAGTACCAGATAAGTAAAAACGAAAGCTTTTTAAAAGAGCTAAGTGCCAGCAAGGACGCAAATATCTACTCTCTTTACGCAAGAGATTTGATCGGTGGCGAACCACTTGAAGTCATCGTGCCAAGGCCTAATAAGCAAAATATCGAAAATTTTGACGTGAGCGATCCGTTTTTATGGAACAAAACTGCAGCCCTTGCAAAGGATATGAATGCCACGCAAGCAAGCGAATTTGCGAAGAAATTTTATACAAACGAAAGCATTGGTGCTTATGCATACTTCATGCAAAAGGCGCATGGTTGGGAGAAACAATACTTCTTAATGCCAAGCTCTCCTGAGCTTGATGGCATCAGTAACGAGAGAAAATCGATGATCTATGCCCTAGCTAGACAAGAGAGTCTCTTTATCCCAAGTGTGGTTTCTACTTCATACGCCCTTGGCATGATGCAGTTTATGCCGTTTCTCGCAAATGCGATCGGCAAAAAAGAGCTAAAAATCCCAAATTTTGACCAAGACGATCTTTTTAAAACAGATGTTGCATTTAAATTTGCAAACCATCACCTAAACTATCTTGATAAATTTCTCTATCATCCGCTCTTTACCGCATACGCGTACAACGGCGGTATCGGCTTTACCAAAAAGCTTATCACAAGAGATGATATGTTTAAAGAGGGGAAATTTGAGCCATTTTTATCACTAGAATTTGTCCCTGTGGCAGAAACTAGAAACTACGGAAAGAAGGTGCTTGCCAACTACGTGATCTACATGGCACTTACTGGTTCCAATATAAAGATTTCGCAACTTTTCGAAAATTTAACAAAACCGGCTTTGACTGATAAATTTCGAAACTAA
- the mscL gene encoding large-conductance mechanosensitive channel protein MscL gives MSFISEFKEFAMRGNVIDMAVGVVIGGAFGKIVSSLVGDIIMPVVGVITGGVNFTDLKLTLKEAAEGAPAVTINYGSFIQTMVDFLIIAFCIFCVIKALNTLKNKLPKEEEAAPAEPETPADIALLTEIRDLLKK, from the coding sequence ATGAGTTTTATCAGCGAATTTAAAGAATTTGCGATGCGCGGAAATGTCATAGATATGGCAGTTGGTGTTGTTATCGGTGGGGCATTTGGAAAGATCGTTTCATCGCTAGTTGGTGATATTATTATGCCAGTTGTTGGCGTTATAACAGGCGGTGTAAATTTCACTGATCTTAAACTAACATTAAAAGAAGCAGCTGAAGGTGCGCCAGCAGTTACTATAAACTATGGCTCATTTATACAAACAATGGTTGATTTTTTAATCATTGCATTTTGTATTTTTTGCGTTATCAAAGCTTTAAATACACTTAAAAATAAACTACCAAAAGAAGAAGAGGCAGCTCCTGCAGAGCCTGAAACTCCAGCTGATATAGCACTTCTAACTGAGATCAGAGATCTTCTTAAAAAATAA
- the gltX gene encoding glutamate--tRNA ligase, with product MYRFAPSPTGDMHIGNLRAAIFNYICSLQDKSGFILRIEDTDKERNIEGKEKDILEILSKFGIKPEQIYIQSENLKFHRQLASKLLIDKKAFACFCTEEELEAKKQKAKEQGVAYRYDGTCERLSDAEVLNCEKPFVIRMKKPTRTMSFTDAIKGELSFEPDAVDSFVIMRADKTPTYNFACAVDDMLEGVTFVIRGEDHVSNTPKQNLIREGLGYTGKMNYAHLPILLNIEGKKMSKRENESSVKWLFEQGFLPEAIANYLILLGNKTPTEIFTIEDAVKWFDITKISRSPARFDVKKLEQINREHIKLASKERIKEIFGVDDSKVELVKFYTQESSLVPEIKAKVEAIYSPKVAPDEYKNEFEIIKKAALNLKPCETFDEFKKELMSATNLKGKNFFMPLRALLTNDLHGPELSELYPLIKDDLAKILI from the coding sequence ATGTATCGTTTTGCACCCTCTCCAACAGGAGATATGCACATAGGAAATTTACGTGCTGCTATTTTTAACTATATTTGTTCTTTGCAAGATAAAAGTGGCTTTATTTTACGCATAGAAGATACCGACAAAGAGCGAAATATCGAGGGAAAAGAGAAAGATATCTTAGAAATTTTGAGCAAATTTGGCATAAAACCAGAGCAAATTTACATCCAAAGTGAAAATTTAAAATTCCACAGACAGCTTGCATCAAAGCTTCTCATCGATAAAAAGGCCTTTGCTTGCTTTTGCACCGAAGAAGAGCTTGAGGCAAAAAAACAAAAAGCAAAAGAGCAAGGCGTGGCATATAGATATGACGGTACCTGCGAGAGACTAAGCGATGCTGAAGTTTTAAACTGTGAGAAGCCATTTGTCATTCGTATGAAAAAGCCAACACGCACTATGAGCTTTACAGATGCGATCAAGGGCGAGCTGAGCTTCGAGCCAGACGCTGTTGATAGCTTTGTTATCATGAGAGCAGACAAGACTCCAACTTACAACTTCGCTTGTGCAGTCGATGATATGCTTGAGGGCGTAACCTTTGTCATACGTGGCGAGGATCACGTGAGCAATACACCAAAGCAAAATCTCATACGAGAAGGTCTTGGCTACACTGGCAAGATGAACTACGCGCATTTGCCTATACTTTTAAATATTGAAGGTAAAAAAATGAGCAAGCGCGAGAACGAATCAAGCGTAAAATGGCTCTTTGAGCAGGGATTTTTACCTGAAGCAATCGCAAACTATTTGATACTTCTTGGAAACAAAACTCCGACTGAAATTTTTACGATCGAAGATGCGGTAAAGTGGTTTGATATAACCAAAATTTCACGCTCACCTGCTAGATTTGACGTAAAAAAACTTGAGCAGATAAATAGAGAACATATTAAGCTTGCTTCAAAAGAGCGTATAAAAGAGATCTTTGGCGTGGATGATAGCAAGGTTGAGCTAGTTAAATTTTACACTCAAGAAAGCTCACTAGTGCCTGAGATAAAGGCAAAAGTTGAGGCTATATATTCGCCAAAAGTAGCTCCAGATGAGTACAAAAACGAATTTGAGATCATCAAAAAAGCAGCTCTAAATTTAAAACCGTGCGAAACATTTGATGAGTTTAAAAAAGAGCTTATGAGCGCTACAAATTTAAAAGGTAAAAACTTTTTCATGCCACTACGTGCGCTGCTTACAAACGATCTTCACGGCCCTGAGCTTAGCGAGCTCTATCCACTCATCAAAGATGATCTGGCCAAAATTTTAATCTAG
- a CDS encoding YggT family protein encodes MILSTLFSAIANILHLIITVYTWIIIAAALISWVRPDPSSPVVQLLYRLTEPVYSFIRRYIKTNFSGIDFTPLIVLLALQFLDQFLIRLLFGFAASL; translated from the coding sequence ATGATACTTTCCACCCTATTTTCAGCGATCGCAAACATTTTGCACCTTATTATCACGGTCTATACTTGGATCATTATCGCAGCAGCGCTCATTAGCTGGGTCAGACCTGATCCTAGCTCGCCAGTCGTGCAGCTACTTTATAGGCTAACTGAGCCGGTTTATAGCTTTATTAGACGCTATATAAAAACAAATTTTAGCGGTATCGACTTTACTCCGCTTATTGTGCTTTTAGCACTTCAATTTTTAGATCAATTTTTAATAAGGCTTTTATTTGGTTTTGCTGCGTCACTTTAG
- a CDS encoding Crp/Fnr family transcriptional regulator: protein MIEQIPFFQGLSAEDLAKLEAISVVKKYKKGEFLFIEGEEPKWLTFLITGSVKLYKTTASGKEIFIHQLAPMNFVAEVVNFENIPYPASAIFTISGEVLKINYEKFETQFLTKPEICMKFLKSMAQKIRITTNLLHQELILSSEEKVARFILNHEDLFNELKHTKISSILNMTPETFSRILNKFKTNGLVKLDEKNQILEKDIGGLQEIYSY from the coding sequence ATGATAGAACAAATCCCATTTTTTCAAGGTCTTAGCGCCGAGGACCTAGCCAAACTTGAAGCAATAAGCGTTGTTAAAAAATACAAAAAAGGCGAGTTTTTATTTATAGAGGGCGAGGAGCCAAAGTGGCTTACATTTTTGATAACTGGCTCGGTTAAACTTTATAAAACTACGGCAAGTGGCAAGGAAATTTTTATCCATCAGCTTGCACCTATGAATTTTGTAGCTGAAGTTGTAAATTTTGAAAATATACCTTATCCAGCAAGCGCCATTTTTACTATCTCTGGTGAAGTTTTAAAGATAAATTATGAAAAATTTGAAACACAATTTTTGACAAAGCCAGAAATTTGCATGAAATTTCTAAAATCAATGGCTCAAAAGATAAGAATAACAACGAATTTACTTCATCAAGAGCTCATCTTAAGCTCCGAAGAGAAGGTGGCTAGGTTTATTTTAAATCACGAAGATCTATTTAATGAACTAAAGCATACAAAAATTTCATCGATACTCAATATGACGCCAGAAACTTTTTCGAGAATTTTAAATAAATTTAAAACAAATGGTTTGGTTAAACTTGACGAAAAGAACCAAATTTTGGAAAAAGATATAGGTGGGCTACA